A single Neospora caninum Liverpool complete genome, chromosome VIIb DNA region contains:
- a CDS encoding putative protein kinase, whose translation MEESNREKVSVARREDEERRRLPRRPVSSILSFYTVLSFFSSFTFFCVFLLSLFTPCGRAVAESHALSSELALLSLVKKGSETTHINETTLGKSSPSSPSSSPSSSSSSSPSSSPSSSPSSSPSSSPSSSPSSSPSSSPSSPLPRAESGFRFPATPRDFAAWRSEGFVFDRTCTRLFLFPEAEQFAVPLLSVSSVSAESTQNEDLASPFLSLRGHLPEQEELLKRERREEAEARFSDGGVSAFPQTRAVVTHLPASDAEARVERLFGLVESWRFTFGVLDRPDVAGDAVASSHLVNSPLLRQPGTPEENPKEPILLSPPQFVPLITDLLVFADPRVEASTLPPVCQQLRPWEGHHLAALRLRSRLRIASVRRSLHDSSSPSSLSSPASLSSSFSRKRLRRLSRLSARWQLHASRCFVIFTFVAATEVPDMRWRRVQDAEAWVYLSEPVIAATLSAYDEVLKVPISAFLTPALLRPPRQDERTGAARGRSRAVRSGLENGEGKSEEDTSWLVAQEDSACSSETSEIALEEYARLFGLKRPQPAWVGDVWNGPPQLVSRLSRLAFLIADFLLVHDPVLGRTEGREPEWSLSCLFAYALRLAASHLVAPERLFVDPRLALDLSQLSSEGGDDIFKTESIAVTAREAEGQRGREVEQGQASIEVADVLLSLYRSVEEDVELVFGPSPGSEGGRSGEDEAGKGEDTSTAFGKTLGAFAAACARFGSQRYRQRRRAVALPFVRPPVLRAGAELVDVFVPASRNSTDTLELGRDRPLFPTALIRRELTEFFRCPADHPYPFTKFAYADTCCSAKVACHGEALTALSTCCAEKQVACRAPPCDPAVEDAVMDGPPPSSVHECPAAFPYPYSPARPLSFCCATDRSCSGEPLNAASLCCDNHQYAACADAPCAPHRDVLESLGAARRYSLTPERAARLAAMLRKLSARRSTSVRMFVQTLQHLHVVENYINEAFRDGENDDDDSVDAVEPNETETDDGGDRR comes from the exons ATGGAAGAGAGCAACCGGGAGAAGGTCTCCGTCGCCCGTCGGGAAGAtgaagagcggcgacgcctcccGCGACGACCTGTGTCGTCTATTCTATCTTTCTATACAGTCCTCTCATTCTTCTCGAGCTTCACGttcttctgtgttttcctcctctctctgttcactCCCTGTGGGCGCGCAGTTGCGGAGAGTCACGCCCTTTCCTCTGAgctggctcttctctcgcttgtcAAGAAGGGATCCGAGACAACACACATAAATGAAACCACCCTCGGGAAATCTAGTCcatcttcgccctcttcttctccctcttcttcttcctcttcttcgccctcttcttcgccctcttcttctccctcttcttctccctcttcttctccctcttcttctccctcttcttcgccctcttcttcgccctcttctcctttaCCTCGAGCTGAGTCGGggtttcgtttccctgcgACGCCTCGCGACTTCGCAGCTTGGCGGTCGGAGGGTTTCGTGTTTGACCGCACCTGCactcgcctctttctgtttccggAGGCCGAGCAATTTGCCGTtccgctcctctccgtctcctccgtctccgccgagAGCACGCAAAACGAGGACCTCGCTTCGCCCTTCCTCAGCCTGCGCGGGCACCTCCCCGAGCAAGAGGAGCttctgaaaagagagaggcgcgaggaggcggaggctcGTTTCTCGGACGGGGGCGTGTCTGCCTTTCCGCAGACTCGCGCCGTCGTTACCCACCTCCCTGCCTCAGACGCAGAAGCACGCGTTGAACGGCTCTTCGGACTCGTCGAATCTTGGCGATTTACGTTCGGCGTCCTTGATCGGCCTGACGTCGCCGGAGACGCTGTGGCGAGCAGCCACCTTGTAAattctcctctccttcgacAGCCTGGGACTCCCGAAGAAAATCCAAAAGAGCCGattctcctctccccccctcAAT TCGTCCCACTCATCACAgatcttctcgtcttcgcggaTCCTCGCGTCGAAGCCTCCACGTTGCCTCCTGTTTGTCAGCAGCTGCGACCGTGGGAAGGTCACCATCTCGCCGCCCTCCGTCTCCGGTCGCGACTTCGCATTGCCTCtgtccgtcgctctctccatgactcttcctctccgtcctctctctcctctccggcctcgctttcctcttctttctcgcgtaAGAGACTGCGgcgtctgtcgcgtctttcgGCGCGCTGGCAGTTGCATGCAAGTCGCTGCTTCGTCATTTTCACGTTTGTTGCCGCCACAGAAGTCCCCGACATGCGCTGGCGGAGAGTGCAGGACGCCGAGGCCTGGGTGTATCTCTCAGAGCCTGTCATCGCGGCGACTCTCAGCGCCTACGACGAAGTGCTGAAGGTACCCATCTCGGCTTTCCTCACGCCTGCCTTGCTGCGGCCTCCCCGGCAGGACGAGAGGACCGGCGCagcgcgaggacgaagcagagccGTGCGATCGGGCctcgagaacggagaggggaagagcgaagaagacacctCGTGGCTCGTCGCGCAGGAGgacagtgcatgcagctccGAGACGAGCGAAATTGCTCTAGAGGAGTATGCAAG GCTGTTTGGTTTGAAGCGGCCGCAGCCGGCCTGGGTCGGCGACGTGTGGAACGGTCCCCCTCAGCTCGTGTCGCGACTCTCACGTCTCGCGTTCCTG ATTGCGGATTTTCTGTTGGTTCACGATCCCGTTCTGGGACGCACTGAAGGCCGTGAGCCTGAAtggtctctctcgtgcctcttCGCCTACGCCCTCCGCCTTGCCGCCTCGCATTTGGTGGCGCCTGAGAGGCTCTTTGTGGATCCTCGCCTTGCTCTCG ATCTTTCGCAACTCTCTTCTGAGGGCGGGGACGACATTTTCAAGACGGAGAGTATCGCGgtgacggcgagagaggcggagggtcagagaggaagagaagtggAGCAAGGCCAGGCGAGTATCGAGGTTGCTGacgttctcctctctctctaccgGAGTGTTGAGGAGGATGTGGAGCTCGTGTTCGGTCCGTCTCCAGGCTCcgaaggcgggagaagcggcgaggacgaagcagggAAGGGGGAGGACACATCCACAGCTTTCGGAAAGACTCTCGGGGCCTTTGCAGCCGCTTGCGCCCGTTTCGGAAGCCAGAGATAtcgacagcggagacgagcCGTT GCGTTGCCCTTCGTCCGCCCGCCTGTGCTGCGCGCTGGCGCGGAACTTGTGGACGTCTTCGTCCCGGCCTCCCGCAACTCGACAGACACCCTGGAGCTCGGCCGAGACCGGCCTCTTTTCCCCACCGCTTTGATTCGACGCGAGTTGACCGAGTTCTTCCGGTGCCCCGCCGACCATCCTTATCCCTTCACGAAATTCGCGTATGCCGACACTTGCTGCAGCGCCAAAGTGGCCTGCCACGGAGAGGCCTTGACCGCGCTCTCCACGTGCTGCGCTGAGAAACAAGTTGCGTGCCGAGCTCCGCCATGTGACCCAGCTGTGGAAGACG CCGTCATGGATGggccgccgccctcgtcggTGCACGAGTGCCCAGCCGCGTTCCCGTACCCGTACAGCCCGGCTCGGCCGCTGTCCTTCTGCTGCGCGACCGACAGAAGCTGTTCCGGAGAGCCGCTGAACGCTGCGTCGCTGTGCTGCGACAACCATCAGTACGCCGCGTGCGCGGATGCGCCTTGTGCGCCCCACAG AGACGTGTTAGAATCTctcggcgcggcgcgccgaTACAGCTTGACTCCCGAGCGCGCAGCGCGCCTGGCGGCGATGCTCCGGAAGCtgagcgcgaggcgaagcacgAGTGTCCGAATGTTCGTCCAGACGCTGCAGCACCTTCACGTGGTGGAGAACTACATCAACGAAGCTTTCCGCGATGGCGAaaacgacgacgacgactCAGTCGACGCAGTCGAGCcaaacgaaacagaaaccgACGACGGCGGAGATCGCCGAtga
- a CDS encoding putative ribosomal RNA assembly protein produces the protein MKEPKKRGEQASGDPVAARPPVDEKNEEKPAPAAEKKEGKKGKYRRDKPWDTDDVDHWKIEEFKPEHNPGGMLEESSFACLFPQYREKYLKEVWPEVKRALGQHFVKAELDLVEGSMTVRTTKKTYDPYIIIKARDMIKLLARSVPIAQARKILDDGMFCDIIKIGGMVRNKEKFVKRRQRLVGPNGSTLKAIELLTKCYVLVQGQTVSVMGTHKGIKVVQRLVEDCMKNIHPVYHIKELMIKRELEKDPALVAENWERFLPQFKKRNVQRKARRAEVKKKNKSLFPPEQTPRKEDLLLESGEYFVTEEQKQMKKAKEVLEKRELRTAERKRERQRAFEPSAENSAKKRRANFSDAAGDNDSTDSASVAAIAERLQAQKKKGAKKSGGGAAHLL, from the exons ATGAAAGAAccaaagaagcgaggggagCAAGCCTCGGGGGACCCTGTGGCTGCTCGCCCCCCCGtagacgagaagaacgaagagaagcccGCCCCcgccgcagagaaaaaggagggaaaaaaaggcaagtATCGACGAGACAAACCTTGGGACACAGACGATGTCGATCACTGGAAAATTGAGGAGTTCAAACCG GAACACAACCCCGGGGGCATGCTGGAGGAAAGCAGCTTCGCCTGTTTGTTTCCGCAGTACCGCGAGAAATACTTGAAGGAAGTATGGCCCGAAGTGAAGCGAGCTCTCGGCCAGCACTTTGTGAAGGCTGAACTCGACTTAGTCGAAGGTTCCATGACTGTACGcacgacgaagaaaacgtaCGATCCGTACATCATCATCAAG GCGCGCGACATGATCAAGCTCCTCGCGCGGAGTGTCCCCATCGCGCAAGCGCGGAAAATTCTCGATG ATGGAATGTTCTGCGACATCATCAAGATCGGTGGCATGGTCAGAAACAAA GAAAAGTTCGTAAAAAGACGGCAGCGGCTAGTGGGCCCTAACGGCTCGACCCTGAAAGCCATCGAACTCCTCACTAAGTGCTACGTCCTCGTTCAAGGCCAAACCGTCTCGGTTATGGGCACTCACAAAGGAATCAAAGTT GTTCAGCGCCTGGTAGAAGACTGCATGAAGAACATCCACCCTGTGTACCACATAAAGGAGTTGATGATTAAGCGCGAACTGGAGAAGGATCCCGCGCTCGTCGCG GAGAACTGGGAACGATTTCTTCCTCAATTCAAGAAGCGTAACGTCCAGCGAAAGGCTCGGCGCGcggaagtgaagaagaagaacaagagccTCTTCCCCCCCGagcagacgccgaggaaggaggatCTGCTGCTCGAATCTGGCGAGTACTTTGTCACGGAGGAACAGAAACAG atgaagaaggcgaaggaagtgCTCGAAAAGCGGGAGCTGCGAACAGCcgagcgaaaacgcgagcggcagagagccTTCGAACCATCCGCGGAGAACTCTGCCAAG aagCGTCGAGCGAACTTCTCGGATGCTGCAGGGGACAACGACTCAACG GATTCCGCGTCGGTCGCGGCGATCGCAGAACGCCTGCAAGcacaaaagaagaaag GAGCGAAGAAGTCAGGAGGAGGTGCAGCTCACTTGCTCTGA